In the Mycoplasmoides gallisepticum genome, one interval contains:
- the rplN gene encoding 50S ribosomal protein L14: MIQFMTRLNVADNTGAREVGVIKVLNGSKRRYASVGDIVVVSVKDAIPSGTVKKGQVLFAVIVRTKKGAQRRDGTHLAFDDNACVIIKNREDFAPRGTRIFGPVARELRDKGFNRIVSLASEVL; encoded by the coding sequence ATGATTCAATTTATGACAAGACTTAACGTCGCTGATAATACCGGTGCACGTGAAGTTGGTGTAATTAAGGTATTAAACGGTTCTAAAAGAAGATATGCTTCTGTTGGTGATATTGTTGTTGTATCAGTAAAAGACGCAATCCCTTCAGGGACAGTAAAAAAAGGTCAAGTATTATTTGCTGTGATCGTAAGAACTAAAAAAGGTGCGCAAAGAAGAGATGGAACTCACCTAGCATTTGATGATAATGCTTGTGTAATTATTAAGAACCGTGAAGATTTTGCTCCAAGAGGAACACGGATCTTTGGACCAGTAGCGCGTGAGTTAAGAGATAAAGGATTTAACCGGATCGTTTCTTTAGCAAGCGAAGTGTTATAG
- the rpsQ gene encoding 30S ribosomal protein S17: MRNSRKVLMGVVVSDKMQKTATVKVESKNRHPFYHKLVISHKKYHVHNEEGENAAKVGDKVLIMETRPLSATKRWRIAKIIERAK, from the coding sequence ATGCGTAATTCAAGAAAAGTTTTAATGGGTGTGGTTGTAAGTGATAAAATGCAAAAAACCGCTACTGTAAAGGTTGAGTCAAAAAACAGACACCCTTTTTATCACAAGTTGGTAATTTCTCACAAGAAGTATCACGTTCACAACGAAGAAGGTGAAAATGCTGCTAAAGTTGGTGACAAAGTGTTGATTATGGAAACTCGCCCATTATCAGCAACTAAGCGTTGAAGAATTGCTAAGATTATAGAACGAGCTAAATAA